The DNA segment CACGGAAACCCGAACCACCGGAGGTCGCCCAGGACAAAGCATTGCCCTGACGGTCGGTGATGGTCACGATGGTGTTGTTGAAAGACGCATGGATGTGGGCGATGCCATCAACCACTGTCTTTTTGACTTTCTTACGAGGACGAGCAGCAGGTTTTGCCATGTCTATATTCCTGGGCGATTACTTGCGGATCGGCTTACGCGGGCCCTTACGGGTGCGTGCGTTGGTCTTGGTGCGCTGACCGCGAACCGGCAGACCTTTACGATGGCGCAGACCGCGGTAGCAGCCCAGGTCCATCAAGCGTTTGATCTTCATGTTGACGTCACGACGCAGGTCACCTTCAGTGGTGAACTTCGCAACTTCGCCACGCAGGGTTTCGATTTGCTCGTCGCTCAGATCCTTGATCTTAGCGGCTGGGTTTACACCAGCGTCTGCACAGATCTTCTGTGCAGTTGTGCGACCGACACCATAGATGTAGGTCAGCGAGATAACAGTATGCTTGTTATCTGGAATGTTGACGCCTGCAATACGGGCCATTCAGTGGGACTCCAATTGACAGCTACCTACGCCCCGGAAGCCAAGAAATAGGGCGCGAGATAATATCGCTGTAGAAACAATTAATCAACCCAGCAGCGCACTAGCTGCTGGGCTTGTAGCGCGGATCACACTCAGCCTTGGCGCTGTTTGTGACGCGGTTCCGCGCTGCAAATTACTCGCACGATGCCTTCGCGGCGAATAATCTTGCAGTTACGGCACAGCTTTTTCACCGATGCACGAACTTTCATCACCAACTCCTCGAACCTTAGGGGTCTATCAGCGCAGCAGACTGCTGCCGCCATAGCCTTTCAGGTTGGCTTTCTTCATCAGGGATTCGTACTGGTGCGAAACGAGGTGCGATTGTACTTGGGACATGAAGTCCATCACAACCACTACCACAATCAGCAACGAGGTCCCGCCAAGGTAGAACGGCACATTTGCTGCCACCACCAGGAACTGGGGCAGAAGGCAGACGGCCATCATGTAAAGAGCACCGAACATGGTCAGACGGGTCAGAACGCCATCAATGTAGCGCGCCGACTGCTCACCAGGACGGATACCCGGAATAAAGGCACCGGACTTCTTCAGGTTTTCCGCTACGTCTTTCGGGTTGAACATCAGCGCTGTGTAGAAGAAGCAGAAGAAAATAATCCCTGCACTAAACAGCAGAATGTTCAACGGCTGACCAGGAGCGATCGACTGCGAGATGTCCTGCAGCCAGCCCATACCTTCGGACTGACCGAACCAGGCACCCAGCGAAGCCGGGAACAGCAGAATGCTGCTGGCGAAAATGGCCGGAATTACGCCCGCCATGTTCACCTTGAGCGGCAAGTGGCTGGTCTGCGCAGCGAAGACCTTGCGGCCCTGCTGACGCTTGGCGTAGTGAACGGCGATACGACGCTGACCACGCTCAATGAACACCACAAAACCGATAATCGCTACTGCCAGCAACCCGATTGCGACCAAGGC comes from the Pseudomonas urmiensis genome and includes:
- the rpsM gene encoding 30S ribosomal protein S13 yields the protein MARIAGVNIPDNKHTVISLTYIYGVGRTTAQKICADAGVNPAAKIKDLSDEQIETLRGEVAKFTTEGDLRRDVNMKIKRLMDLGCYRGLRHRKGLPVRGQRTKTNARTRKGPRKPIRK
- the rpmJ gene encoding 50S ribosomal protein L36, which codes for MKVRASVKKLCRNCKIIRREGIVRVICSAEPRHKQRQG
- the secY gene encoding preprotein translocase subunit SecY, which produces MAKQGALSSLGKGGMSELWARLRFLFMAIIVYRIGAHIPVPGINPDRLADLFRQNEGTILSLFNMFSGGALERMSIFALGIMPYISASIIMQLMTAVSPQLEQLKKEGEAGRRKISQYTRYGTVILALVQAIGMSIGLANQGVAFSAGLGFHVVAVSTFVAGAMFMMWLGEQITERGVGNGISMLIFAGIVAGLPRAIGQSFESARTGDINIFALVAIGLLAVAIIGFVVFIERGQRRIAVHYAKRQQGRKVFAAQTSHLPLKVNMAGVIPAIFASSILLFPASLGAWFGQSEGMGWLQDISQSIAPGQPLNILLFSAGIIFFCFFYTALMFNPKDVAENLKKSGAFIPGIRPGEQSARYIDGVLTRLTMFGALYMMAVCLLPQFLVVAANVPFYLGGTSLLIVVVVVMDFMSQVQSHLVSHQYESLMKKANLKGYGGSSLLR